In the genome of Acidobacteriota bacterium, the window GCGGGCCGAGGAGACCCTCCGGTTGACCCAGTTCTGCCTGGATCACGCCGCGGACGCCGTCTTCTGGGCCGACGAGGGGGGGGGCATCGTGTACGCGAACCAGTCCGCCTGCGACCTCCTGGGGTACACCCGGGAGCAGTTGCGTGAACGGGTCGTGGCGGACCTCGACCCCAGCCGCCCCCACGAGGCCTGGCCGATGCGGTGGAAGATGATCCGGGAGGCCCGGGTCTTCAGCTGGTCCGGTTACCTTCACACCCGGGCCGGGGACACCCTCCCCGTGGAGATCACGCTCAATTTCATGGACTTTGAGGGGCAGCCCCGGATCTGCGCCTTCGTCCGGGACATCCGGGAGCGGGAGCGGGCCGCCGAGGAGCGGTGCCGGCTGGAGGCCCAGCTCCGCCAGGCCCAGAAACTGGAGAGCCTGGGGGTTCTGTCGGGCGGCATCGCCCACGACTTCAACAACATCCTCTCCGCCATCCTGGGGCACGCCGACCTGGCGAGGGAGGAACTCCCCGACGGCTCCCCCGTCCGCGAAAACCTGGAGGAGATTGCGAAGGCGGCCCGCCGCGCGGCCGACCTGTGTCGCCAGCTCCTGGCCTACAGCGGGCGGGGTCGCCTGGAGATCCGTCCCCTCGACCTGGGTGCGCTCGTGGCCGAGATGGAGCACATGCTCCGCGTGTCGGTCTCCAAGAAGACGTCCCTCCAGCTGCGGCGGGGGGACAAGCTCCCGGCGGTGGAGGCGGACGCGGCCCAGATCCGCCAGGTGGTCATGAACCTCGTGATCAACGGGTCCGAGGCCATCGGGACCGACAGCGGGCTGGTCACCGTGAGCACCTCCGCCGCTGCCGGGGGTGAGGCGCTCCCGGCCGGCGGGTGGCTGCCCGGACCGGTCGGGGAGGGCCCCGGCGTCCTCCTCGAGGTGGCGGACACCGGGTCGGGCATGGACCGGGAAACCCTCGGGCGGATCTTCGACCCCTTCTTCACCACCAAGTTTACCGGGCGCGGTCTGGGCCTCTCCACGGTCCTGGGGATCGTGCGGGGCCACGGGGGGGGCGTCCGGGTGGACAGTGAACCGGGGAGAGGGACCGTTTTCCACGTTTACTTCCCGGCGTCCTCCCGGCAGCCGGAAGCGGACCCGGTCGAGCCGGGACCGATGCTCCCGGGGTCGAACCGGGGGACGATCCTCCTGGTGGACGACGAACCCTCGGTGCGGGACATGGCCCGACGGATGCTCGAACGTCTCGGCCTGACGGTGCTGACCGCGCGGGACGGGCGGGAAGCCCTCGAGACCTTCCGAAGGCACGCGGCACAGATCGACGGGGTGTTGCTCGACCTGACCATGCCCGAGATGGACGGGGCCGAGGTCTTCCGGGAACTCCGCACGCTTCGCCCGGGGTTGAAGATCATCCTGACCAGCGGGTACGGGGACGACGAGTTCAGCCGCCGGTTCTCCGGGTCCGAGGCGGTCGGCTTCCTGGAAAAGCCGTACACGTTCCGGGCCTTGTCGGAGAGGATCCTGGGCGTCCTGGCCATTGAACCGCGGAGGGACGCCGATGCCGGCGAATGCTCCGG includes:
- a CDS encoding response regulator, producing MTSMPPSNDPTLAEDDARNAREALERDRRQYLQGPVIAFKWCADTAYTLEYVSPNVTRLGYTTDDFQEGRVSYLEIIHPDDRCRVLAEVAAYTRAGRTCYEQEYRIFTAGREERRVRDFTVVHRNAGGDAVHYDGYVIDVTDLRRAEETLRLTQFCLDHAADAVFWADEGGGIVYANQSACDLLGYTREQLRERVVADLDPSRPHEAWPMRWKMIREARVFSWSGYLHTRAGDTLPVEITLNFMDFEGQPRICAFVRDIRERERAAEERCRLEAQLRQAQKLESLGVLSGGIAHDFNNILSAILGHADLAREELPDGSPVRENLEEIAKAARRAADLCRQLLAYSGRGRLEIRPLDLGALVAEMEHMLRVSVSKKTSLQLRRGDKLPAVEADAAQIRQVVMNLVINGSEAIGTDSGLVTVSTSAAAGGEALPAGGWLPGPVGEGPGVLLEVADTGSGMDRETLGRIFDPFFTTKFTGRGLGLSTVLGIVRGHGGGVRVDSEPGRGTVFHVYFPASSRQPEADPVEPGPMLPGSNRGTILLVDDEPSVRDMARRMLERLGLTVLTARDGREALETFRRHAAQIDGVLLDLTMPEMDGAEVFRELRTLRPGLKIILTSGYGDDEFSRRFSGSEAVGFLEKPYTFRALSERILGVLAIEPRRDADAGECSGK